TAACCATAAAATTCTGAAGTGAACAAATGATTAGATTCATAGAAATGATTAGGCAATTGATAATAATTCTGCGAAATTAGACTAATCCCTTTGATGGATAGTCTAATTTTTTTATTTTATTTCAAGGGATATTGGAAAAAGTAATTCCCCTGCTCTCAATTTTTCGAAAAAAATCCTTAAAAGCCTAACAATCTTTAGACAAGTCCGTCATTAAATAAAGAAACGGAATAATAAAGAATGGGATGATGACAATGGCAAAAAGAAACCGAGGAAAAACCCTCAACTACCTTTCCTCCAGCCCACGCGGAACATGCCCGCTTTGCAACAAAACCGGTATCAAACTACTATACTCAATCAAAACAGAAACAAACCAGACCATCAAAGTCTGCAAAAACTGCCGCCATAAATAATAAATAATAATACGTAAGTAGCGTTAATGGTGTCAGGCACTGCTCGTGGACAAAATAGGAATTTTGTCCACCCCACATGGACACTATTCCATTTCCAACAGAGCATTACATTTTTAACTTTTCGCACGATTAAATGTAAACCGTAAGTCAATTCCGGTTGACAAATAATCATCCTACCCATTATGCTAAATTTAGCAATAATTTTTATTATTGGGGTGGGGGATTATTACTATGAAGAAATTAAGAGCGATTGATATTACACTTGTCGGGATGTTTGTGGCACTTATGGCAATTGGTGCAAATATTACCTCAATCGCGCCATTTTTGCACGTGGGTGGTGTACCGATTACACTGCAAACTTTTTTTGCTGTTTTGGCTGGATTAATTTTAGGCAGCCGAATTGGTTCGATTGCGATGATCGTTTACATGTTAGTAGGTCTTGTGGGAGTCCCAGTGTTTGCTGACTTTAGCGGAGGACTTGGGGTTATTTTGAAACCAACATTTGGTTTCATTGTATCTTACATTTTAACCGCGTTTATCATTGGAAAAATGGTGGACAAAAAACCAGGCTTGGCTATTTACATTGTTGCCGCCTTAGTTGGTATGGCTGTCAACTACCTATTCGGTACAAACTGGATGTACTTTGCCTTTAAGTTTTGGGCCGCTGCACCGGCAGGATTCACCTATAAAATGGCATGGTTATGGATGGTTCCGCCACTGCCAAAAGATATCATTCTCTCAATACTAGCCGCGATATTGGCGAACAGATTGGAAAAAACAGTCCTATCAAAAGGGCAATTCAAAAATTTAAAACGGGCATCCTAAAAACAAAGGCTGTCTCAAAAGGAAAATAACAATCTCCTTTTGAGGCAGCCTTTTATGGTGTCAGGTACCTCGCGTGGACATTTGTCCTCCTGTAGAGGACAAATGGGGTTTGTTGTGATTTGATGCCTGACACTGGACCTTGTCCATTATCGTAATCAGTATGTTTATAATGTTTGATTAAACGTGTTTTTGGAAAAATAATGAGGGAATTTGAGTCGTGTGCACATGTGGATTAATTCTTTTTTGTCTTAGGAAATAATAATTTAAATTAAGGGGGGATGTCTTACGAATTTGGGGGATGGTATGAGAAACGAAATGTATATGAGGATGGCAGTCGATATTGCTCTTGAAAATGTGCTGACGAACAGAGGGGGACCGTTTGGTGCGGTTATTGTACGTAACGGGCATCTCATAAGTATTGGCCGAAATCAAGTAACAGTAAGGAATGACCCAACTGCTCATGCTGAAATAGAAGCGATACGTGCCGCATGCAAATATTTGAACACTTTTCAACTTGAAGACTGCGAGATTTACACGAGCGGTGAGCCTTGCCCCATGTGCTTAGGAGCCATCTATTGGGCAAGGCTGAAAGCTATTTACTATGCCAGTACAAGTAAAGATGCTGCACAAATAGGATTTCAAGACGATTACATCTTTAAACAATATACTCTGCCAGTAGAACAACGCAGCATTCCTATGGTTCGGATTATTCCAGACAATACGTATGCACCTTTCAATGCTTGGATACATCAGCCTAATAAACAGGGATATTAATTGGTGTCAGGCACCACACGTGGACAATTGTCCATATGAAGTAGACTCCTAGAAAGCAATTTGCCAAAGAAGGAAATGATTAGTGCATTGTGTTTGGGAGGGTTTTAACTGGGGTTTTTATTTGGCTTTTTTTATTAAATGACTGGGGGACCATTTCTTTCCCCCAGCTGACTAATGGATTTTGAATATTAGATTTTATGCAATATAAAATGAAATAATTGATAGAACACAAGATGTGATCAGCATTGCAATCAGCGGGCGTAATGCTTTTGTTCGGAGGTCGTTTAGACTTACATTTAATCCAAGCCCGACCATTGCCGATGTGAGAATAAAGGTTGTCAGATTGGGGATTCCGTTCATTAACCATTGCGGCGCAGGAAGGGACCTTCCTAAACAATAGCTGCCAAATAAGCTCATTAGAATGAAGCCGATGAGGAACCATGGAAATTCGATCCTAGTGCAGCTAGTGTTTGCGGTATTTTTCCTTTTCACCCAAACCATCAAAATAAAGCATAAGGGAACCAGCAGCAGAACACGTCCCAATTTGGCCAACAGGGCAATTGCCAATGCATCTTGACCTGCCGGGGCACCTGCCAATGCAACATGTGCAATTTCGTGGAGGCTGATCCCACTCCATATCCCATAATGTATTGCTGAAATCGGCAAAAACGGCCGAAGAATAGTATAGATAATGGAAAAAATAGTTCCTACTAAGGCTATGATGCCAACTCCAATGGCTGTATCTTCATCATTTGCCTTCAAAATTGGTGAAACGGCAGCAATGGCGGCTGCACCGCATACTCCAGTTCCTACACCAAGGAGCATTGTTAATGATGCTTCTGCTTTCAAAACTTTCCCCAGCCATATGGTCACTAAAATGCCAAAACTAATGACTCCAATATCACGGAAAAGCAAGCCAAGCCCATGATGAAGTACAACATCTATGTTTAATTTCAAGCCATATAACATAATGGCAAAACGTAAAAAGCGTTTGGCTGAAAATTGAATTCCTGATCTTAATGCCTCAGGGTATCCGAATAATTGGCGGTAAGCTGTCGCGGCCATAATGGCGCAGGCAAGCGGTCCAATACGGTCAAATCCCGGAACTTTTGATAAGGCAAAACCAATGGCGGCAACAGCAACGGTAAACATGACTCCCCCAAGCCATAATCCCACAGGAGTTAACTTTTTTTGCTGTTTAAGAGCTTTTGCAATTACAGTCAACGTTTTTGCACCTGGGCTTCCCATTTCATCACCTCGAATGATTTTTCACAATATCAGCGTACTCCGGTTTTATGAATAAGGAAAATAATGATATATAATAAGAATGATAAGTAAATCAATATAAATCAATCGTACCAAGGGATGCAGCCAGATTGGAATTTGAAAAATGGATGAAGGTGTACACATTGGATCAATATTTAGAGGTGTTCGTAAAGGTTGTAGAAAAAGAAAATTTCTCCAAAGCTGCCGAGGAGCTGCACATGACGCAGCCAGCCGTCAGCCAATATATCAGAACTTTAGAACAGACAGTGGGGACAAGGCTGTTGGAGCGGAGCAATAAATACGTCCGTTTGAACAAGGCAGGAGAAATTGTTTATCACCATGCAAAGGAAATACTGGCACTCTATACAAAAATGCAGTCTTTAGTGGATGATTTAACTAATATTGCCAACGGTCCAATTGCCATTGGTGCCAGCTACACATTTGGCGAATACATTTTGCCGCACATTATCGCCAGGCTAAAAAAGGAATTTCCGATGATCAGTCCATCCATCATTATTCATAACACAAAAGAAATTATTGATTTGGTGAATACGTATCAATTGGATATCGGTATCATCGAGGGACTTTTTAGTGAAGAACGAATCCAATCAGAAGTGGTTTCTGAGGATCATATGGTTATTGTTGCTTCCCCACATCATCCTTTATTAAAAAAGGGCAGGGAAAATCATCTTTCAGAATTATTGGGTGAAACGTGGATTCTTAGGGAAGTGGGATCCGGTACAAGGCAGGCAGCAGAGAGCTTTTTTGAAATGTATGGCTTCACTCCCAAAAAAATTATGGAATTCGGAAGTACACAGGTAATTAAAGAATCTGTTGAGGCAGGTCTGGGGATCAGCTTGTTGTCGCGCTGGGCAATTGCTAAAGAACTTATGACTGGATACCTTGGGATCCTCAATGTGGAGGGGCTTCCGTTTAAACGAAATTTTACAATTGTCACTAGGTCGTCATACCAGACAAAAGCCTTGAAGACGTTTGTGGCTACTTTAAGGGATTATTTTTTGGAGAAAACAATTAAAGGCTAGTGTTAAATTTGCTGCTCTGCTGGTTCAGGCGGAAGGCACGAGACTCTTCAAAAATGCACACGTATTTCTTTCGCGCGTGGGCGGATGAGAGGTTGGGTTCAATGGCCAAGGGAGACTGTCTCTGGAGCGGAAATCAACAGTCAAGCCTAAAAAAGCACACCCCTTTAGTGAAAGAGGTGTGCCGTCATCATAGTTTAAGCATTCAATGCAAGTTGAATCATCAGTTCAATAGCTGTTGAAATGGCTCTCTCATCAATATCAAATTTCGGATGATGATGAGGGTATTGGCTTTTTTCGCTTTGCATACCGACATTAATAAACGCTCCGAACTTTTCTTTTAAGTAATATGAAAAATCTTCTGCTCCCATTGTCGGTTCCACCTCAGCAAAGACATCGACGCCGAAGGTTTTTTCAATCAAATCTTTAGCAAATTCACATGCTCCCGGGTGATTATAAACAGGAGGCGTTCCTTCAATAAATTGATAGGAGCCCTTTGCTCCGAAACTTGCACAGAGGGATTCTGTCAGCTGTGCTGTTTTTTCATGCATAAGCTCAGCTGCTTCATACGTCATGGCGCGAATCGTGCCTTTAATTTTCACTTCCGATGGAATGACGTTGTAAGAATTTCCAGCTTGCATCCCGCCAATGGAAATCACCCCGGCATGGAGGGGATTTAAATTGCGGCTGACTACCGATTGGAATGCCTGAATCAGATGAGTGGCAATGTAAATCGGATCAACCGTTTCGTGCGGCTGGCCGCCATGCCCGCCTTTACCTGAAATGGTTATATCAAAATCATTGCAAGAGGCCATGGCATAGCCGGTGGCAAAGCCGATTTTTCCAAGCGGCAAGTTAGACATTAAATGGATCCCGTAAATAGCATCTACTTCATCTAATACCCCTTCTTTCACCAGCTTTTGCGCCCCGCTTGGTGAAGCCTCCTCAGAGCTTTGAAAAATAAGAACAATATTATTTTTAATCAGGTGCGGGTTTTGGCTCATCCATTTTGCAACAGCTAGTAAAACTGCGGTATGTCCATCATGGCCGCATCCATGCATAACGCCTGGAACGGTAGAAAGATAGGGCTTGTCTCCTTCCTCATGAAGTGGGAGTGCATCCATATCCGCCCGCAATGCAATCGTCTTTTTTCCTTCAGTTCCTTTAAAAAATCCCACCAAGCTTGGAGCTGAATAACGGGAGTCAATCGGAATTCCAAACTCCGTTAATTTTTCCTTCACATAAGCAGAAGTGGCAAATTCCTGCCCCGATAATTCCGGATACATATGAAAATGCCTGCGTTGTTCTATTGCCCAAGCTGTTAACTCTGAATCTATTAATTTCGCTGGTATCATGATGAACTCCTTTGTGAATAATTATGCATATAATTTTAATGTATATACAAACAGATAACAAGATTAATATCATCCAACGTTTACAATAATTGTAAAATTAGCTGATGTGAAATATCTAAATCAGACTTAATTGAAGAAAAAATAACATAAGGGAGGAAAACAAATATGATATTAAATCAGCAGAAATAGATGGAAAAATAGTTTCAGTGTTTTAGGAGAAGTTTTAAGAAGAAACGGGAATAGAATTGATGTGCAAAAGGTTGATATTAAGTGCTGATTTAAAGTGGGTGCGATGAAGATAGGCTGCAAACCACAATAGGCTCATCGGCATTGGGATGAGGGGTGTATTATTTTATTTTTAGAAGGCCCAAAGAATGGGATCTTTTACAAACTATAAAACAAGTAGCCGAAAGGATTTTATGTTTTGTCTAATGACAGGTATTGATGCTGTTATATAATGGAACTAACTGAATAATTTTGCATTTTTTAAACTCCATAGGATGATCAAACATATCAAAATAGATCAAGGGAGGTAGGCATACATGCAAAAACAAAAAGTGTTAATTAATGGAGAAAGATTGAAAGAGGAATTGGAACGGTTTGCGAAGTTCGGCAGGACAGAAAACAATGGGGTCACAAGGTTGGCGTTATCAGAGGAAGATCGTCGAGCGCGAGATTATTTCCGTTCCTGTTGTGAAGAACTGGGAATGACGGTTAAGGTTGATGATATGGGGTGTATGTATGCTACGCTTTCAGGAACGGAGAATAAACCGCCGATCCTGATTGGATCCCACCTTGATTCAGTTAAAAAAGGCGGCAGGTTTGATGGGGTTTTAGGTGTTTTGGCTGGTCTGGAAGTGGTGAGAACGTTGGTGGACCACAACATTAAGCCGAATATCCCGATTTCGCTCGTTAATTTTACCAATGAAGAAGGGGCAAGGTTTGAACCTTCAATGATGGCATCAGGCGTTCTGTCAGGTAAATTCGATAAGTCCCTTATGTTAAAAAAGAAAGATGCGGCTGGAATTTCATTTGAAGAGGCTTTACATGCAATAGGGTATGCGGGGGATGAGGAAAATCGCTTAAGAGAAGGATCAGCATATTTAGAAATGCATATTGAACAAGGGCCAATTCTAGAAAAAGAAGCGCTGACAATCGGGGTTGTGGAATGTGTTGTAGGGATGGCTTGCTATGAAATCGAAGTAACAGGCGAGTCCGATCATGCTGGCACTACGCCAATGAATATGCGTAAAGATGCCCTTTTTGCTACTAATAATTTAATTAATGAAATCCGGAGCCGCTTAGGTTCTCTAGATGAAGAATTAGTGTTCACTATAGGCAGGGTGAATGTGTATCCCAGCATCCACACGGTCATTCCCAATAAGGTAGTATTTACACTGGAGGCACGGCATAAGGATATGGAAATTGTGAACAAGGTCAAGGACATTATCCATGGGCTGCCAAATTTGGGTGTCAATGAGGGTTGTGAAATTAAGACGACTAAGTTATGGGAGCGGGATACGGTTTGGTTCGAGCCTGAAATCTGCGAGCTTTTAGAGCAATCGGCCCAGTCGCTCGGTTATTCCAAAAAACGCATGGTTAGTGGCGCCGGACATGACGCCCAATTTATTGCCAGCTATGTCCCTTCCGCGATGCTGTTTGTACCAAGTGTGAAAGGAAAAAGTCATTGTGAGGAAGAGCTGACAACTTGGGAAGATTGTGAAAAAGGGGTAAATGTTATTTTGGATACCGTTCTTGCGTTGTTGGCAAAATAGTGTCGGTATTTAATGGACTCTTTCCTGCTTTGCGGTGGAAGAGTTTTTTAATTTTGGCATCTGTAAGTTTTATTGATCATGAAAATGAAGAAACTCCTGCCTGTTCGAAAGTTAATTAAACGTTTGATTAATACTAATGAACAAAACTAATCAAACGTTTGATTGGTGGTTTGGTGGGGGGTTCGAATTATATAAGAAATTTAAACGGTGTTAAAATAGAAATAAAGGGGGATTTTTCAATGAAAGGAGTGGTGGCGGTACATGTGTTTAATCTTGTTTGCATACCATGTACATCCTGTATATAAGCTCATTGTTGCTGCGAATCGGGATGAATCTTACCAAAGGCCGACGTTGCCTATCCATTTTTGGGAGGACTATCCGGACATACTGGCGGGGCGTGATTTAGAGAAAATGGGGACTTGGATGGGTGTGACAAAATCTGGTCGCTTTGCAGCGTTGACCAATTACCGAAACCCAAAAGAATCAGCGGCTGGAAAACGTTCGCGAGGAGAACTTGTGGCAGACGCTCTCAAGTATAAAGGAAATATAAAAGATTATATGCGAGATCTGTCCGACAGTAAGAATCTGTATCCTGGTTATAATTTGCTGGCAGGAGATATTGAAGCACTTTACTATTATTCAAATATTGGGGAGAAACTTGTAACAATAGAGCCCGGAATACATGGGCTTAGCAACCACCTATTAAATACAAACTGGCCAAAAGTACAAAAGGGAAAAGCGGGCCTATCCAAAATCATCAGCGAAAATCCAGAAGGCCAAATAACCGACCAGCTCCTAGCCCTGCTGCAAAACTCCGACCCCGCACCCGACAACCAGCTTCCCTACACCGGAGTTTCCATCGAACTAGAAAGAATGCTCTCACCGCTATTCATCAAAAGCGCCCACTACGGAACAAGAAGCTCAACCATCCTGCTGCAATCAGAAGCAGAAATTCAAATGATCGAACGAGTCACCCATGCAGATGGTGTAGATGGTGTTACCTATGCAAATGGAGGTGTCAGGCACCACTCGTGGACAAAAGTGTGATTTTGTCCACCCTGAGTGGACAGTTGGTTTCCAAGGGATTGTTTTCGGGCATGTTTTTCATAAATGGTTGTGTATGTTGGGGCAGTTCCGGTAAGGGGCTGTCTTTTTTATGTGGCAGGTAAAATAAGTAGTAAAAATTTTAGTAAAATTATTGCTATTATTTTACTATCGGTAGTAAAATGAAAGGGATTACAATTATATAATTTTGGGGGGAACTCTAAATATGAACATTACTACGCTAAATAAAGTTTTTCTTGATGTGTTTCACGTTTTACCTAAACATGCGTTTTTTGCTCCTGGAAGGATTAATTTGATTGGAGAACATACTGATTATAACGGCGGCCATGTGTTTCCTTGTGCCATTACGTATGGAACTTATGCTGTTGCTCGAAAGCGGGAGGATCAGCTTGTCCGCTTATACTCAGAGAACT
Above is a genomic segment from Neobacillus endophyticus containing:
- a CDS encoding biotin transporter BioY, whose protein sequence is MKKLRAIDITLVGMFVALMAIGANITSIAPFLHVGGVPITLQTFFAVLAGLILGSRIGSIAMIVYMLVGLVGVPVFADFSGGLGVILKPTFGFIVSYILTAFIIGKMVDKKPGLAIYIVAALVGMAVNYLFGTNWMYFAFKFWAAAPAGFTYKMAWLWMVPPLPKDIILSILAAILANRLEKTVLSKGQFKNLKRAS
- a CDS encoding M20 metallopeptidase family protein, which codes for MIPAKLIDSELTAWAIEQRRHFHMYPELSGQEFATSAYVKEKLTEFGIPIDSRYSAPSLVGFFKGTEGKKTIALRADMDALPLHEEGDKPYLSTVPGVMHGCGHDGHTAVLLAVAKWMSQNPHLIKNNIVLIFQSSEEASPSGAQKLVKEGVLDEVDAIYGIHLMSNLPLGKIGFATGYAMASCNDFDITISGKGGHGGQPHETVDPIYIATHLIQAFQSVVSRNLNPLHAGVISIGGMQAGNSYNVIPSEVKIKGTIRAMTYEAAELMHEKTAQLTESLCASFGAKGSYQFIEGTPPVYNHPGACEFAKDLIEKTFGVDVFAEVEPTMGAEDFSYYLKEKFGAFINVGMQSEKSQYPHHHPKFDIDERAISTAIELMIQLALNA
- a CDS encoding NRDE family protein, with product MCLILFAYHVHPVYKLIVAANRDESYQRPTLPIHFWEDYPDILAGRDLEKMGTWMGVTKSGRFAALTNYRNPKESAAGKRSRGELVADALKYKGNIKDYMRDLSDSKNLYPGYNLLAGDIEALYYYSNIGEKLVTIEPGIHGLSNHLLNTNWPKVQKGKAGLSKIISENPEGQITDQLLALLQNSDPAPDNQLPYTGVSIELERMLSPLFIKSAHYGTRSSTILLQSEAEIQMIERVTHADGVDGVTYANGGVRHHSWTKV
- a CDS encoding YeiH family protein, with the protein product MGSPGAKTLTVIAKALKQQKKLTPVGLWLGGVMFTVAVAAIGFALSKVPGFDRIGPLACAIMAATAYRQLFGYPEALRSGIQFSAKRFLRFAIMLYGLKLNIDVVLHHGLGLLFRDIGVISFGILVTIWLGKVLKAEASLTMLLGVGTGVCGAAAIAAVSPILKANDEDTAIGVGIIALVGTIFSIIYTILRPFLPISAIHYGIWSGISLHEIAHVALAGAPAGQDALAIALLAKLGRVLLLVPLCFILMVWVKRKNTANTSCTRIEFPWFLIGFILMSLFGSYCLGRSLPAPQWLMNGIPNLTTFILTSAMVGLGLNVSLNDLRTKALRPLIAMLITSCVLSIISFYIA
- a CDS encoding nucleoside deaminase, with protein sequence MRNEMYMRMAVDIALENVLTNRGGPFGAVIVRNGHLISIGRNQVTVRNDPTAHAEIEAIRAACKYLNTFQLEDCEIYTSGEPCPMCLGAIYWARLKAIYYASTSKDAAQIGFQDDYIFKQYTLPVEQRSIPMVRIIPDNTYAPFNAWIHQPNKQGY
- a CDS encoding LysR family transcriptional regulator, which encodes MDQYLEVFVKVVEKENFSKAAEELHMTQPAVSQYIRTLEQTVGTRLLERSNKYVRLNKAGEIVYHHAKEILALYTKMQSLVDDLTNIANGPIAIGASYTFGEYILPHIIARLKKEFPMISPSIIIHNTKEIIDLVNTYQLDIGIIEGLFSEERIQSEVVSEDHMVIVASPHHPLLKKGRENHLSELLGETWILREVGSGTRQAAESFFEMYGFTPKKIMEFGSTQVIKESVEAGLGISLLSRWAIAKELMTGYLGILNVEGLPFKRNFTIVTRSSYQTKALKTFVATLRDYFLEKTIKG
- a CDS encoding Zn-dependent hydrolase, whose amino-acid sequence is MQKQKVLINGERLKEELERFAKFGRTENNGVTRLALSEEDRRARDYFRSCCEELGMTVKVDDMGCMYATLSGTENKPPILIGSHLDSVKKGGRFDGVLGVLAGLEVVRTLVDHNIKPNIPISLVNFTNEEGARFEPSMMASGVLSGKFDKSLMLKKKDAAGISFEEALHAIGYAGDEENRLREGSAYLEMHIEQGPILEKEALTIGVVECVVGMACYEIEVTGESDHAGTTPMNMRKDALFATNNLINEIRSRLGSLDEELVFTIGRVNVYPSIHTVIPNKVVFTLEARHKDMEIVNKVKDIIHGLPNLGVNEGCEIKTTKLWERDTVWFEPEICELLEQSAQSLGYSKKRMVSGAGHDAQFIASYVPSAMLFVPSVKGKSHCEEELTTWEDCEKGVNVILDTVLALLAK